The DNA sequence TTTCAGCTTTTTATAGTGGCAATTGAAATACATTTCTACATCCATTGGCTCTATCTTCTGACATGCTTCTATTAGAACATCTAAAGCCATTAGTTCAATGGAAgttattttttcatcttttttatcTGGCACTGTAAGAGAAAATGCATCAATGTAGACATCCTGTGTGGAGAATAGAAGTGGAGAGAGCAATGATATACACTCCAAATACTTTTCTTGTTCCATCAACTCAATGACAGAATTTTCCATCAAGAAATTGACCTTTAATATATTGATCTCGTAAAGAACTCTATCAATGTTCAGCTCTTTTACGGCCTTGCAATGCATACGACGGACTGAACATGGAGAATCTTCCATAGTTTCCCGCTTTGCCAAAAGTGACAAAGAAATACAAAATTCTTCACAACCTTTTGCCCTGTTACCATCAAAAACAGACATTCTCCCACTTAGCCAGAAGAATCGAACCCAAAATGCACTATTCTCCATCAGAAATGAGCTGTCTGAATTGCTCTCATTAGAGGTATCAACTGATATTCTATCCATCCCTTGGAAACTACCAAGCAAACCTTCATCTTCATTCAAGGCATGTTTCAAGTGAAATGGATAATCTAGAGCTACAGACTCTATGATCTTACAGAGATGATAAGATGTCTCTGACATATATTCTGATTGTTTAGAACCAGGGGAGGAGCATAATCCAAAGTCATGATACAACTCGGCAAGAAAAAGACTACATTCAGCAGTTCGTTCCATTCCCCAATGCCGTGTCAACCTTTCTAACTCAAGAAATTTGACAAAAGCATCTTGATATAGGAGGCCTTGTCTTGCAACCTCTTCCAAAAGCAAGTGCCCCATATGATAAGCACCGTAATTTTTTGAAGTTTGTAATAGAAATGCACAAACATtattattttcagaatttactgaATAGGATAATGCACAGTTATCACTATCAACAATATCTGGACTACCCAATCCACGATCAATGAATGGCTCTAAGTATTGAATGACAACCTTTGCCCGGTCCTTGCCACAAGAATCTGATTCTTCTTTCCCTGGTTTACGACTACGCAGCCTTTCTAGTCGAGAACTTCGCCTTTCATGTGGTTGTTCTTCTTGGATATTTGCTTCTTTACCTTTAGCACTTGGCCTTTCTATGTTACCATCACGCGAAGCACTGCTTTCACCACAGGGCCCTACCCCTTCCACGGTATTCATAGCAGCTTCCAAACAAGGTAAGCTTATGCTTAGTCTAACATCCGGAGAGATGCACAATTTTTCAGGGTTTACATCAGAACTTTGTAGGATTTCCAGCAGGGCATCAGCCAAAGCCACCCAGGAAGCTTCTGTCAGCTGCAGTTCTCTGTTCTGGTTTGGCTTTTTGAATGCAACACCCTCATCTGCATTCTCATTACTAGCTTTTCTCTTATCCGGAAATTTGAGGCGCACATGTTTTGGTTCAAGTTTGTCTATGCCTCTGGGAGCAAATGGCAATGGTTCTGACTCTTCAATGGTATTTTTAACATGCAATGCACGAGAATGTGATGGCCAGTGCCTCAAAATCAACTCAGTGACAGACAAGCAAGCAACCTCATCGCCAATAGCAATAAGAACTTCCAAAAGCTTTTCCATGCAATTCCCTGTAGTTACATCAAGGGCAAAAGATCACGAAGACATATACATATGTAATATGTGCATTACGCTCTATGTAATATGTACATATTTGGAGGGGATGACATGCACTGAATTACTATTGAAAAGAATGTGATTTGAAAAGAACTTTCAgagcaaaaatcttattataAGAAATAACTACCTCACCAATTTTGAAATAACTAGTTTTGCTTGAGTAAGAGGGTGATCTTCACATCGTAGTAAAATTTCAAACTTGAGACATGATAGTCATGGTGCTTAAAGGGGTAAAAGGGCGTCAATGCCTGACCTAATATCCCGTAACTGTAGGAGCCTTGTGCATTCGGACTCCTCTACTTATTTATGTTTTGGTAGGGTTAAATAGAAATTACTTGAGTgtataattacaaattaacctcCAAAAAAGGAACAAAGTTGAGCTATGTTTAAACGTTATGGTTGGAGTGGTTAATCCTTGTAAAATAATGTCAAATACGTAACATAAATTCTCCCTGATGTCCATTCAGTCagaataaatgaaaaattacTTCTTGCTGAATAGCATTTCACATTTCTCCAGATATTAATTTCATATTTGATGCCAACTGAGAAGGAAATAAAAAACCAAAAGTAGTTCTATTGTCCATAATGCATTTGAACACTGCAGAACAAAGAGACTGAAGGATACACTCAATTGAAGGACAAAGATCATACAGAAGGGAAACAAACTCTGAATTTCACAGCCGGGAAATACTAATGAGAGCTCAACAAATAAAACCCCAACCAATggacataattaaaaatatacaagTGCTTACAGTTATTGGGGCTACACATGAGGCCTTGCTCAAATGCCCAACGGGAAATACTCAGTAAGTTCATTGAGCATGACAATGTTCCCAGCTGGTTCCAGACAACAGAATCTTTTGAATCAATCTCGACAGCTTGAAGATAACAGTGCAGAGCATTCTCATAATGTGCAGAACCTAGCTGAAGAAATACAGTGGCAAGGTTCTTCAGTGCCAAAAATCTGTGGAGAAAATCAATAGCTAACAGTCACATATACTTAAAGAAGAATATTGTTCAGAAGAGAATAAGAATAATATAAGCACGTGGGAGGCCAAAAACCCAGTTGCATAGAGAACTGCAACATGAATGACACAAGACATTTGTAGACATGTATTACACAAGTCACATAGGGCCTCGAAATCCACATCAAGCAACCCTGGCCAAGCACTTGGAAAGCACAATCTAAAAAAGTCAAAATTATGCCTATGTATGAAGCTATGCAAATAGTTCATACTCATCTGTTGATGGGGATTGCCAACCTTTGCTTTTGTTGTGTGAGGCTATGCAACCATTTTTACGAAGACCCACAGTGGTTTTATGACTAACATCCACCACCCATGCACTTTGTCAAAATGCATAAAGTAACAAAATTATCAGAATATCATAATCATGGTGAGCCCTTAacccatggcaaaggaactcattGCAATATACTCGTGCCCAATGTCACTCTAACAGACTAAATGTTGAAAGAGGAGGTTTATATGAGAATACAATTACAGAACAAttgaaaacacaacatgagataGAATACAATACATAATAGAGTCAAGAACAAAACCTTAGTTGCAAAAGATGACTATCACTGACACTGCTATCCACCTGATGACAGAAAATACACCATTAGATCATTGTACTTCCAATTTAAAACGAAAGTGTATACAACCATGGAACAAAAAATATATGCACTAGGTGAAATCCAAAACCTGTGCATTAGCTAAAAGAGGATCTTTAAGTACTGATTCTAATAACTCGCGAGCCTTTTGGTAGTCTTTAGATTGTAACTTGAGTAACCCATCATGATAAGTTTGAGTCAGATGAAATTCCTGAAACAGcagggaaaagaaaaatgatgCTGAATGAATAATGCTATGCAGCACTTGAGACACTCGGATATGTCGATCACAATTTCATAACCCTAGATTTTCAAACAGTAACaatgattataatttttttttttaaaaaaagcacATGAACAACAAGCCACGGAACATTACTACCTCAATGCTACTAAGATTATGAAGAACCCTAGTCACTGAACCCTAAACTGAATTTCCAATATAATGCCATAACCATTTATCATAGAAGTTAAGTAAAAAGGAACATGCCTGAGCTTCTTTGGTAGGAGCTAGTGGCTCCCATTTAGCTTTCGGGTCAGTATCATTGATAGCTGCAATTGAGAActaagaagaaaaggaaaaaaaaaaggagctcTTATCAGATTCCAAATCGAAAACTTAGCATTTCATTGAAGACGAAGCTGGTGAGAAACGTAGAAGCTATCGCAGTAACGACACGATAAAGACGAAAATGCATGTACCATATTCAATGTTCAGAAATGCAAAATGTTAGTTTGTCACTGTTAGATCATCAATTTTTTAGGGTTCCAAGCTTCGATTTCAGTCTTAGCtttcgaattttttttctctctccgtTTCCGGTTGTTTTAGCTTGTAAGCGAGGGAGAGCGGGCGCGCTCTCAGAACGGCCCTTCAACCGTTTAAGAAACGACATCGTTTTAGGGATTCTTGCTTTTTtgtcattttctgtttttttatcattattttagaaatacaaaaaggaaaagtttagggacagcaattttgttaaattctggccagcatgtaaccagcaaaaaaaaagtGAGCTATTGAATGAAATTTCACACCATATTATCATTGATAATTATTTGATAGCTACAAATCATAAAAATTGCTTGCCCTAACATTCTTCGTAGAAAAAAGTGCGAGAGTTCATTTgacttctcattttttttaaacgcccattccaaacgacgtcgttttgattttttaattaacaaaaaaaaaccctGGCTGAATCTGAAGCACCACCAGAGACACTGTCACATAGAGGCAGAGCTGGGAGCTCACCTCGGTACCGCCACTGCATGCTCGCCGCGCCTCCCTCCGCCTTTCCTCCGTCTCAGTGAGTGGTTGTTACTGCTCGTTCCTCGTGGTCCGTGCCTCCGTGGTTATTGCTGCCTGCACGCTGCCGTTCGTCGTCCACCTTCCGGAATCGATTCTGCCTCTGCAACAACAGGtaaccattttattttttttccagttaTTCATTGATGTTATTGCTGTTAATTTTATTGTTGCTTGGTTTATGATGCTGATTAGAATATGGCAGTGGTTGAAATATTGAATtggtttttaaatttgtttatgaatatgaatatgaatatgcAGTTGTTTTGCTGATTATGAATATGCTgagttttgttgattgttgaattGGTTTTTGAATTTGTTTATGAATATGAATATGCAGTGGTTTTGCTGATTATGAATATGCTGCGTCTTTGTTGATTGTTGAATTGGTTTTAGCTCCTTTGATCTCTTTCATACTTGGATTTGTTGAGTGGTTTTGATTGGAAAGTGTTCTGAATTCACAGTTTGTTGAAGTGCCAGTTATATGTTTTTTGATTGAACTTTTGAAGAAAATAATGTTGGGAGGATTCTATGTCGCTCTATTTGTAATATTATTCGTAGTTAGATAGGACTTGGTTGGTGTAAAGCCTCTCTAGAAAATATCAAATTTGAACTAAATTGTTTAGTTGACTTTGTCAGTGTGTGCTTGAACTGAAAACTGTATGCAGATAAAAGATAAAACgtttttattttaactttcaaATCAGTTTGAGCTTAACCAAATTAATAATTTGactgtcaccaaaaaaaaattaataatttgacTGTTAGCACCTTTTTCGTCAATCAAGTGTGCAATGCCTtgatttattatctttttacCTATTTTTGTTTTCCCTTCCCTTGATTTTTAGTGCTTATGGCTAAGATTTTTTCAATTCCAGCTTTTAAGCTGGCATAAGTCTATCTTCATCAGCAAGGAGTGAGCTTTTTACAAGTTCAAATACATACTTgtttttccttttgttgttttGTTGAACTTCTTGTCTCAACGAGACTTTTGTTAATTAATATATTGTGTGACTTTAGTTTATGACTTCAAAAAATTGAActtgtatttcaaattttaattttaagttttttactattttatatttttatttaaataagactGGTTCAACTGTGATCCACCGGTTGAACTAGTGACCCAATAGCCTGATGGGTTCGATCACCAGGTCGGTTCTTACACCTATGGGtataataactaattaactatCAAATTTTAACAACGGCCTCTTTTTCCCTTCACCCGGTTTTGGCTTCTCTAAGTTTTGCATTTAAAGGTATGCATGTTTCTACCGCAACTGAAGATTTTAGTGTTAATTTTGATATGACTGGAATGagcttagaattttttattttggttctgtCTGTAAATCATTGGCGAAATTAATTGAGTGGAAACTGAAGAGAAGGTGTTTGATAAAAGGCCTACGGAAAACTAGTCAAGGacatcttcttcttttcttttcttcttttccccttCAGCTGGGGGCATTTCAGCAGGTTCAATCCAAATTAGTTGCCAATTCTGAAGCTGCATTATCATGTCTTTTTTATTTCTCAAAGTATTCAAGAGGCTACTGTGTGTTATTGTTCTGCCTTTGTTTACCTTTCTGTGCGGAAGTTGTTAGTTACTTAGTTTAGTTAGCTCAGGGATCTGGAATCAAACATTGTGTTCATAAGATTGCTTTAGTAAGGGAGAGAATTGCTCACTCTCCATCCCACCATGATAATCAAGTAAATTCCCAAGCTCATTTTGGCCAAATACAAGAAGGACATAATCATTCTTCAAGATTTGATTTGTCTATTTATTTCATAGTGAAGGGCAAACTAGTCTAACTAAACAAATTTATCACTCTCAAATCGTAAAATCTTATATACATGTGATGTATTCTCCTCTTTATCTAGTCTCAGGTGACAGGTGGTGCAGTTTCATAAAAACAAAAACCAACAAACATGCTAAATTCTGCATACTATTATATGGTCAAGTGTGTACTAAAATACTGAACATTTTCAGGTATCGGATGAAGATTTGGATGTCATCTTCATCATCTACCCATCACATTTATATGTGTAATATGTTTATTCTActttgcattctccagatcatcATAAAGGGCCCAGCCCTCTGCTTTGGGAATATGTAAGCACCATATAAAAGTCCCCAGTTATGCTTCcattataaaattttagaaatgatTGCATTAGAAAAGAGTTTTGGGGTAGCACCATCTTAAATAGTATGGATATGTTTGGAGAAGTTTTATTAAAACTCCAATAAGAAAAGTGGTTCAGATGGAAGACGACCTAAACAAACTTTAGAGAAAATTGTTAAAAAtagatttaaaatataaatagtttaAACATATATCATTTATGTAGGGCATTTTGACATTGACTCATGTAGCATATGATTTATTATGATATCGTTTGATCTATGTAGTCGATTATGTCTAAATAGACAATCAATAagacaagactttgttgttaACTAAacatacaatttttttcttcttttcacaaAGGAATATCTTTACCTGAGACAGTTATTTGCCAAACATGCTTTTGGTTTACATTCTACATATCAGAATTCTTGTTGTGAACTTAGTCTTAAGGTCAAATGCTCACTGTGGCAGGGATGAGGATAAAATTCTGAGAGTTGGAGAAGAGCTTGAGAGAGAAACGTTGCTATTACAAGGTGGCTCTCGCTTTTATCAATTAGAGAATCTGAGACCACACACTTGGTATGAAGTGAAGATATCATATCCAGCTTCTGTATGTATACATAGCATACCTTCATTAAGTTCTTTGCATGGAAATCTCTACTCTGGAAACTGacatatacaaaattaaaaaacacCAGGTACCAGCTATTTTCTCCATACAACTACTTAAATCGAAATTGTTGGTGAACAGTAACAGGAGATTACTCAACACTGAGAAGCTCATTTTCAAATCCTATGGTGATGAGGTCCAATATTTAATAT is a window from the Arachis hypogaea cultivar Tifrunner chromosome 17, arahy.Tifrunner.gnm2.J5K5, whole genome shotgun sequence genome containing:
- the LOC112763249 gene encoding uncharacterized protein isoform X1; amino-acid sequence: MKIWMSSSSSTHHIYMCNMFILLCILQIIIKGPALCFGNMDEDKILRVGEELERETLLLQGGSRFYQLENLRPHTWYEVKISYPASVPAIFSIQLLKSKLLVNSNRRLLNTEKLIFKSYGDEDKHNILLVTVEPEGFPAIPHVQEREFIIFNIVCDELLLGIPHKAWWVVALALLCLCIAFVIPSFLPPYLLPKNQVSRSTQHVSKTF